From one Lactiplantibacillus paraplantarum genomic stretch:
- a CDS encoding SDR family oxidoreductase has protein sequence MNNEVIVLFGAGSIGEAIVRRVAAGRNLLLADYNEAKLVEMKQRLMEAGFTVATIKADLSSRDSIKAVVAKAQSLGSIMGLVNAAGVSPSQASPEQVLKVDLYGTSVLLEEFGRVMAPGGAGIVISSQSGHRLPALSQADNQALAMTPTEELLALPILQPDVIKDSLAAYQYAKRTNVLRVAAESVKWQARGARINTISPGIIMTPLAVDELNGPRGAGYKQMFESMVTKRPGTPDEIANLAELLMDRRGAFITGSDFLADGGITAQYWYGNVAEVRNSGAQK, from the coding sequence ATGAATAACGAAGTAATCGTGCTTTTTGGTGCCGGTTCAATCGGCGAAGCCATTGTTAGACGAGTCGCTGCCGGTAGAAATTTATTATTGGCAGACTATAATGAAGCTAAATTAGTTGAAATGAAACAACGTTTGATGGAAGCCGGGTTTACCGTTGCAACGATTAAAGCGGACCTTTCATCGCGAGATTCCATTAAGGCGGTCGTTGCTAAAGCGCAGTCCTTAGGCAGTATTATGGGATTGGTTAACGCAGCTGGGGTTTCACCGTCACAGGCTAGTCCAGAACAGGTCCTCAAAGTGGATCTTTATGGCACGTCCGTTTTACTAGAAGAATTTGGTCGAGTGATGGCTCCCGGTGGTGCGGGTATCGTAATCTCATCACAATCGGGACACCGGTTACCGGCCTTATCACAAGCAGATAATCAAGCCTTAGCCATGACACCGACGGAAGAATTATTAGCTTTGCCAATCTTACAACCAGACGTGATCAAGGATTCGTTAGCTGCTTATCAATATGCTAAACGGACCAACGTTTTGCGAGTCGCTGCCGAATCAGTTAAATGGCAAGCCCGTGGTGCACGGATCAATACGATCAGCCCCGGCATCATCATGACACCATTAGCGGTTGACGAATTGAACGGTCCCCGTGGTGCGGGTTACAAACAGATGTTTGAGTCAATGGTCACGAAACGTCCAGGGACGCCCGATGAAATTGCCAATTTGGCGGAACTCTTAATGGATCGTCGCGGTGCCTTCATTACTGGGAG
- a CDS encoding dihydrofolate reductase family protein, protein MERSKVVVHMYVSIDGKIDGSYGSANSSQYYSDELFRLSNADGNGRETIQMYAATGHPDLSQYDTTGIDYQDWLPDIKSETWAVAFDRKGKDGWDVNYFDYNNHRMHTIEVVTKQVQKAYLAYLQSLEIPYIVSGETDFNFEDVLRKLKQHYQIDTLAVCGGAVINGAFLKAHFVDEISLVIAPHVSGDNTKKAAFDTLGATVQDTFKIKAVKQLADGGLHLTFVKVD, encoded by the coding sequence ATGGAGCGTAGTAAAGTTGTTGTTCACATGTACGTCTCAATTGATGGAAAAATTGACGGTTCGTATGGCAGTGCTAATTCGAGCCAATATTATTCAGACGAACTATTCCGCTTAAGTAATGCTGATGGCAATGGTCGTGAAACGATACAAATGTACGCGGCTACTGGCCATCCAGACTTAAGCCAGTACGATACGACCGGGATTGATTATCAAGATTGGTTACCTGATATTAAGTCAGAGACTTGGGCCGTCGCTTTTGACCGTAAAGGCAAAGATGGCTGGGATGTGAATTATTTTGATTACAATAATCATCGGATGCATACGATTGAAGTTGTGACTAAACAGGTCCAAAAGGCGTACTTAGCCTATTTGCAATCGTTAGAGATTCCATACATTGTTAGTGGCGAGACGGATTTTAATTTTGAAGATGTGCTGCGGAAACTAAAACAACATTATCAGATTGACACCTTGGCCGTGTGTGGTGGGGCTGTGATCAACGGAGCCTTTCTAAAAGCGCATTTTGTGGATGAGATTTCTTTAGTTATTGCACCACACGTTAGTGGCGATAACACGAAAAAGGCGGCCTTTGATACGTTGGGTGCCACGGTACAGGATACGTTCAAAATCAAGGCAGTTAAACAACTTGCCGATGGCGGTTTGCATTTGACCTTTGTGAAAGTAGATTAG
- a CDS encoding SDR family oxidoreductase gives MTKKTWLITGVSSGFGRAMTTQLLEAGNTVIGTVRNTTKVQDLIDQYPNTFICETLDVMDVPAIHELINRVATEHQIDVLVNNAGYGLFGAAEELNDTDIDKILATDLTGSIQMIRSILPFMREQQRGQIIQISSYGGQVAYAGNSMYHAAKFGIEGFCESVAQEVAPFNIGMTIVEPGGARTEFRYGSAHVANLMKVYDENPAHAFMKMLDPANGLAPGDPEKMATRIIESVDQPDTPLHMVLGSQALENTIATLEKRLAEYKSEKELAASTDFPAGK, from the coding sequence ATGACGAAAAAAACATGGTTAATTACAGGTGTTAGCAGTGGTTTTGGTCGGGCCATGACCACGCAATTATTGGAAGCTGGTAATACGGTAATTGGGACGGTTAGAAATACCACTAAGGTTCAAGATTTAATCGATCAATATCCGAATACTTTTATTTGTGAAACCTTAGATGTCATGGATGTGCCGGCAATCCACGAATTAATTAATCGTGTTGCGACCGAACACCAAATTGACGTTTTAGTTAACAACGCTGGTTACGGGCTCTTTGGCGCAGCTGAAGAATTAAATGATACGGATATTGATAAAATTCTAGCAACTGATTTGACGGGGTCAATTCAAATGATTCGCTCGATCTTACCATTCATGCGAGAGCAACAACGTGGTCAAATTATCCAGATTTCGTCTTACGGTGGTCAAGTTGCCTATGCAGGTAATTCGATGTATCACGCCGCCAAGTTTGGCATTGAAGGCTTCTGTGAATCGGTCGCCCAAGAGGTTGCGCCATTTAACATTGGTATGACGATTGTTGAACCCGGTGGCGCTCGGACTGAGTTCCGGTATGGCAGTGCCCACGTTGCCAATTTGATGAAGGTCTATGATGAAAATCCAGCCCATGCCTTTATGAAGATGCTTGATCCAGCAAATGGCTTAGCACCTGGTGATCCAGAAAAAATGGCTACCCGTATTATTGAAAGCGTCGATCAACCTGACACACCGTTGCATATGGTCTTAGGGTCGCAAGCGTTGGAAAATACGATTGCAACTTTGGAAAAACGGTTGGCTGAATATAAGTCTGAAAAGGAATTGGCAGCATCGACCGACTTTCCGGCTGGAAAATAG
- a CDS encoding carboxymuconolactone decarboxylase family protein has product MAISKNAQANHQELFPDLKSTLKVTDPEFIEIFDNFNFDEVLQHQNLELKLRMKITLASLIAMQSVNEYQAMLNGALNVGVTPVEVKEIVYQATAYVGLGKVFDFLHATNAVFTERNISLPIEGQSTTTPATRYEKGLDTVRQMAGDAVDKMQKNLPENEKHFAMFLADNCFGDYYTRNGLDAKTRELITFAMLISLGGADPQVKGHIRNNVTVGNDKETLLSAITVLLPFIGYPRTLTALNLLNEIIPENK; this is encoded by the coding sequence ATGGCAATTAGTAAAAACGCACAGGCAAATCATCAAGAACTATTTCCAGATTTAAAGTCGACTTTGAAGGTCACTGATCCGGAATTCATTGAAATTTTTGATAACTTTAACTTTGATGAAGTGCTACAGCATCAAAACTTGGAGCTCAAGTTGAGAATGAAGATTACGCTGGCCTCATTAATTGCGATGCAATCCGTTAACGAATATCAGGCCATGTTAAATGGCGCTTTGAATGTTGGGGTGACACCCGTTGAAGTCAAAGAAATCGTCTATCAGGCCACGGCATATGTCGGTTTGGGGAAGGTATTTGATTTCTTGCATGCCACCAATGCCGTCTTTACAGAACGAAATATCTCATTACCGATTGAAGGCCAATCAACGACTACGCCAGCGACCCGTTATGAGAAGGGCTTGGATACGGTTCGACAGATGGCTGGTGATGCTGTTGATAAAATGCAGAAAAATTTACCCGAAAACGAAAAGCATTTTGCAATGTTCCTAGCTGATAATTGCTTCGGCGATTACTATACTCGTAACGGTCTTGATGCCAAGACGCGGGAATTGATTACTTTTGCGATGTTGATTTCACTTGGCGGCGCGGACCCGCAAGTTAAGGGCCACATACGCAATAACGTCACGGTGGGTAATGATAAAGAGACATTGTTGTCTGCGATTACAGTGTTGTTACCATTCATTGGTTATCCAAGAACGTTAACCGCGCTGAATTTATTAAATGAAATTATTCCAGAAAACAAATAA
- a CDS encoding Ldh family oxidoreductase, translating to MVKRYDDKKIEQLIYNIYKGYGFTEEESQEVAHMLIYTDLIGIESHGVQRMIMYDDFIRNGKIRVHNQPEVVKETDVSAVVDAHFGLGQLNGIYSMRLAIEKAKQHGIGMVTTRNSGHYGIAGYYANMADEEGMIGLSSCNSRSAMLPTHATKALVGTNPIAFAMPANPNTFIFDAATTTVPQGKIEVYRKLGKDMPALWVAKDGETPVNSHSDTQDLDALRDLDSNVGLAPLGGVTEDTGSHKGFGLGVIVEVFTAILSMGNTSNEITPDDLSVGPCQSFVAIDPSIFGDKDAIIAKFSAYLQAIRDLPSVPGKPVIVAGDKEAAAYQDRSANGIEIDDKTLAEVTGIAKRLGIDYAQYVD from the coding sequence ATGGTAAAACGATATGATGATAAAAAAATTGAACAACTGATTTACAATATTTATAAAGGTTACGGCTTTACCGAAGAAGAAAGTCAAGAAGTCGCCCACATGTTGATCTACACCGACTTAATTGGTATTGAGTCCCATGGGGTCCAGCGAATGATCATGTACGATGACTTTATTCGTAATGGTAAGATTCGCGTACATAATCAGCCAGAAGTTGTTAAGGAAACCGATGTTAGTGCGGTCGTTGATGCCCATTTTGGTTTAGGCCAGTTAAACGGCATTTATAGCATGCGCTTAGCTATTGAAAAAGCGAAACAACATGGTATCGGTATGGTTACGACTCGTAACTCCGGTCATTATGGCATTGCGGGTTACTATGCCAACATGGCTGACGAAGAAGGTATGATTGGCCTGTCGTCGTGCAATTCACGTTCAGCGATGTTACCCACTCACGCGACCAAAGCATTAGTCGGCACCAACCCAATTGCCTTTGCCATGCCAGCCAACCCGAACACGTTTATCTTCGATGCGGCCACAACGACGGTGCCACAAGGTAAAATTGAGGTTTATCGTAAATTAGGTAAAGATATGCCCGCATTATGGGTCGCTAAGGATGGCGAAACGCCCGTTAATAGCCATAGCGATACGCAAGACTTAGACGCCCTGCGTGATTTAGATTCCAATGTTGGTTTAGCCCCATTAGGTGGCGTTACCGAAGACACTGGTAGCCACAAGGGCTTCGGTCTCGGCGTCATCGTCGAGGTGTTCACGGCAATCCTTTCAATGGGCAACACCTCTAACGAAATTACTCCGGACGACCTTTCCGTGGGCCCTTGTCAGAGCTTTGTCGCCATTGACCCTTCAATCTTTGGCGATAAGGATGCCATTATTGCTAAGTTTTCAGCTTACTTACAAGCTATTCGCGACCTACCATCCGTTCCTGGCAAACCAGTCATCGTTGCCGGCGATAAGGAAGCGGCCGCGTACCAAGACCGGTCAGCTAACGGTATCGAGATTGATGACAAGACACTCGCAGAAGTTACCGGAATTGCCAAGCGTTTAGGGATCGACTACGCGCAATATGTTGATTAA
- a CDS encoding L,D-transpeptidase — MQTKTKYILYLTLSIAGVVLLFGIRSMIVNGPAVAMTSAKAASTSHINSNRSKLTKLAKTRKSSTSHKTAVAMATPVDWHGPSEPNHPYPNVQNYPNLRIDVSVAKQRVYLKAGDKLLYTMLATTGKPGVNATPKGDFVIQPERGLHFYNASLNEGANYWVSFKDHGVYLFHSVPVDASDHYIASKAALLGKKSDSHGCVRLSISDAKWMYEHIPVNTPVHIQ, encoded by the coding sequence GTGCAAACCAAAACAAAGTATATTCTCTATCTAACCTTATCCATTGCCGGAGTAGTACTCCTATTTGGGATTAGAAGTATGATCGTCAATGGCCCCGCTGTTGCAATGACTAGCGCTAAAGCTGCCAGTACTAGTCATATTAATTCAAATCGTTCCAAACTGACAAAGCTTGCTAAAACGCGTAAAAGTAGTACCAGCCATAAAACAGCCGTTGCAATGGCAACCCCGGTTGATTGGCATGGCCCTTCTGAGCCCAACCATCCTTATCCGAATGTTCAAAATTATCCCAACTTGAGGATTGATGTCTCCGTTGCAAAGCAGCGGGTCTACCTGAAAGCTGGCGATAAGCTCCTATACACAATGCTTGCCACTACCGGTAAACCCGGTGTGAATGCGACCCCCAAAGGCGATTTCGTCATCCAACCTGAACGCGGCCTGCATTTTTACAATGCTAGCTTGAACGAAGGTGCTAATTACTGGGTCTCATTTAAGGATCACGGCGTCTACCTCTTTCACTCGGTTCCAGTAGACGCATCCGATCACTATATTGCCAGCAAGGCAGCCTTACTCGGCAAAAAATCCGATTCACATGGCTGCGTCCGCTTATCCATTTCGGATGCTAAGTGGATGTACGAGCATATCCCAGTAAACACACCTGTTCATATCCAGTAA
- a CDS encoding MDR family MFS transporter, whose protein sequence is MSRTLKLRWLLLGEFFGSFGNSFIWPLTTIYMHNQLHQSLTISGIILMLYSGFNVLGSYVAGIRFDHHDPRRMMIGGLIGAIGVMGILVKYNSWPYYPILLISFGFFNGWIITILNAFGTQLVGQKSRFVFNMLYFTNNLGVVFGTMVAGPLYQLNGNRVSILFAITIGMYFIYLLIVRRFFILTSMPLQSEKHKVVGPRASLPNNNGYSIWMLFISIAIIWVTYSQWSSNFSVYMTGQGISMMKYSLLWTINGVLIMVFQPIITWLTRRITNDYWLVYFGVLMFIFSFAILMLSHTYLMFVLGMGILTLGEITVFPTIPAIVNLLTPANVKGRYQGLLNAWISIGKALGPLIGGMMIQIFSYQGLFLFCTGSLGLVALSIMSVRLISKNTMQKF, encoded by the coding sequence TTGAGTAGAACACTTAAGCTTCGTTGGCTATTGTTAGGCGAATTTTTTGGCAGTTTTGGAAATAGTTTTATCTGGCCGCTAACAACCATCTACATGCATAATCAATTGCATCAATCACTAACGATTTCTGGAATTATCTTGATGTTGTATTCCGGATTCAATGTACTTGGAAGCTATGTTGCGGGAATTCGGTTTGATCATCATGATCCTCGCCGAATGATGATTGGTGGGCTTATTGGTGCTATTGGTGTTATGGGAATTCTAGTGAAGTATAATAGTTGGCCATATTATCCAATATTATTAATTTCATTTGGCTTTTTTAATGGTTGGATTATTACTATTTTAAATGCTTTCGGAACTCAATTAGTGGGTCAAAAAAGTCGATTCGTATTTAATATGCTCTATTTCACAAATAATTTAGGGGTTGTTTTTGGAACAATGGTTGCTGGACCGCTCTATCAGCTCAATGGTAATCGAGTCTCAATATTATTTGCGATTACGATTGGAATGTACTTTATTTATTTGCTGATTGTCCGGCGCTTCTTTATATTGACTTCCATGCCACTACAAAGTGAGAAGCATAAAGTGGTGGGGCCGCGTGCATCATTACCGAATAACAATGGTTATAGTATCTGGATGTTATTCATTTCGATTGCAATCATTTGGGTGACTTATTCGCAATGGTCGAGTAATTTTTCTGTTTATATGACTGGCCAAGGAATTTCGATGATGAAGTATAGTTTATTATGGACGATTAATGGTGTGTTGATTATGGTTTTTCAACCAATAATAACTTGGCTAACTCGTCGTATTACAAATGATTATTGGCTGGTGTACTTTGGGGTTTTAATGTTTATTTTTTCGTTTGCAATCTTAATGTTGTCGCATACTTATCTCATGTTTGTTTTGGGAATGGGCATATTAACTTTGGGTGAGATAACCGTTTTTCCAACAATTCCGGCAATTGTCAATTTACTGACGCCTGCGAATGTTAAGGGCCGGTACCAAGGACTACTCAATGCTTGGATTTCAATAGGGAAAGCCTTGGGGCCACTAATCGGTGGGATGATGATTCAAATCTTTTCTTACCAGGGCCTTTTCCTCTTTTGTACGGGTAGTTTGGGGCTAGTTGCATTGTCTATCATGAGTGTGCGTTTAATAAGCAAAAATACGATGCAAAAATTTTAA
- a CDS encoding class I SAM-dependent methyltransferase — translation MNIKRYGVDAPFALLIYTAFGVGLVLHAYVNRLNYPIGIEMTLGIILLLGALLFLHTTAQGKYRLFDEAIRHLNLTPDSQVLDLGCGRGALLTKIAQQLGPAGKATGLDLWLSRDQSHNKITITQKNVDDLGLTNRVNLVTGDMTKLDFPDAGFDVVTSSFAIHNIKNEQARINAVKEAIRVLKPGGHIMIIDTGRNINEYGQVFQDAGLQITQSMSLGFNGWWATPLTDSYVVAGNKPTNKTAK, via the coding sequence ATGAATATCAAAAGGTACGGGGTCGATGCGCCGTTTGCGCTATTGATCTACACCGCTTTTGGTGTGGGGCTAGTGTTACATGCCTACGTAAATCGGTTGAACTATCCGATTGGCATCGAAATGACGCTGGGAATTATATTATTGTTGGGTGCGTTGTTATTTTTGCACACCACGGCACAGGGGAAGTACCGACTGTTTGATGAGGCGATTCGCCACTTGAACCTGACACCTGACAGTCAGGTCTTAGACTTAGGCTGTGGTCGGGGAGCACTGTTGACCAAAATCGCCCAACAATTGGGACCAGCTGGCAAAGCAACCGGATTAGATCTGTGGTTGTCGCGGGACCAATCACATAACAAAATAACCATAACACAAAAGAACGTGGATGATTTAGGATTAACGAATCGAGTTAATTTAGTAACGGGGGATATGACCAAGTTAGACTTTCCTGACGCAGGTTTTGACGTGGTGACGTCCAGCTTTGCCATCCATAATATCAAAAATGAACAAGCCCGAATCAATGCTGTCAAGGAAGCCATTCGGGTGCTCAAACCCGGTGGACACATCATGATCATTGATACGGGTCGCAATATCAACGAGTACGGTCAGGTTTTTCAAGACGCTGGCTTGCAAATCACCCAGTCAATGAGTTTAGGATTTAACGGTTGGTGGGCGACCCCGCTAACTGATAGTTACGTGGTCGCTGGCAATAAGCCAACAAATAAAACGGCAAAATAA
- a CDS encoding IS5 family transposase (programmed frameshift) codes for MPDYPSNISRAQFALIQPDLENFRKHTRPRRYDLYDVFNAILYSLTTGCQWRELPHDFPEWHTVYRYYDMWRDKPDPTADSLLERLLKKPVASYRFAQGRSARTSFVIVDAQSVKTTDLTKNSGYDGGKKISGIKRHMAVDINGLPQAILVTRANVSDRSGALAMFSLASQNLELVQHVMVDGGYTGNDFADQVKLILNAKTTVAKRNELHTFTVLPQRWIIERSWSWLDKCRRLWKNCERALNSSLQMVVLAFLKIVLKRY; via the exons ATGCCAGATTATCCAAGCAATATTTCTCGAGCGCAATTTGCGTTAATACAACCTGATTTAGAAAACTTCCGCAAGCATACAAGACCGCGTCGTTATGATCTTTATGACGTATTCAATGCCATCCTTTACTCGCTTACTACAGGGTGTCAATGGCGTGAATTACCGCACGATTTCCCGGAATGGCACACTGTCTACCGCTATTACGATATGTGGCGAGATAAACCAGACCCGACAGCTGATTCGCTATTAGAAAGGCTTTTAAAAAAAC CTGTTGCATCCTATCGCTTTGCACAGGGCCGATCGGCCCGAACGTCGTTTGTGATTGTTGATGCTCAAAGTGTTAAAACCACTGATTTAACGAAAAATAGTGGCTACGATGGCGGCAAAAAGATTTCAGGGATTAAGCGTCACATGGCGGTTGATATTAATGGTTTACCACAAGCCATTCTCGTGACACGAGCTAATGTATCAGATCGTTCAGGTGCATTGGCTATGTTTAGTTTGGCTAGCCAAAATTTAGAGCTGGTTCAGCATGTCATGGTTGATGGTGGCTACACTGGCAATGACTTTGCGGATCAGGTGAAGCTCATTTTGAATGCTAAAACGACGGTAGCTAAACGCAACGAGTTGCATACGTTCACGGTGTTACCGCAACGATGGATCATTGAACGTTCATGGAGTTGGCTAGACAAATGTCGGCGACTTTGGAAAAACTGTGAACGTGCCCTTAACAGCAGTCTTCAAATGGTTGTATTGGCCTTCCTGAAGATAGTTCTTAAAAGATACTAG
- a CDS encoding IS30 family transposase, whose amino-acid sequence MGISTLSRFQRGALAQLVSEGHHTYQDMADALGVAKSTIHYELNRVKPYDPELAQQDADRKRRACGRHSILTSSLVTLITNHLRLTWSPEAVATAFNLGTASIYNWLNRGWLPFELADLPNRNIRQCRVNEHRGTFTSGTSIEQRPTIVNQRLAFGHWEVDTVLSGRKASRACLVTFVERKTRLLWAIKAPNRTAKALNSAFEKFMGTFGSQVKSITVDHGKEFADYQSIEQDYQIKVYFCHPYSPWERGSNEYFNRRLRWFFPKKTNFGQVTTDEILAALELINQRPLKIHHQQTAIESFRACSD is encoded by the coding sequence TTGGGTATCTCTACTTTATCACGTTTTCAACGTGGCGCGCTAGCACAACTAGTCAGTGAAGGTCATCATACTTACCAAGATATGGCTGACGCTTTAGGCGTTGCCAAATCTACCATTCACTATGAATTGAACCGGGTTAAACCTTATGACCCTGAATTGGCCCAACAAGATGCTGACCGCAAAAGACGGGCTTGCGGTCGCCATTCGATTCTAACATCATCATTAGTGACTTTAATTACCAATCACTTGCGATTAACCTGGTCACCAGAAGCGGTCGCGACTGCTTTTAACTTGGGTACCGCTTCAATTTATAATTGGCTTAATCGTGGCTGGTTACCTTTCGAATTAGCTGATCTACCTAATCGAAATATCCGACAGTGTCGAGTTAATGAACACCGTGGCACATTTACAAGTGGGACTTCGATTGAACAACGACCAACAATTGTTAATCAGCGGTTAGCTTTTGGTCATTGGGAAGTAGATACAGTGCTTTCTGGCCGGAAAGCGTCACGAGCATGCCTGGTCACTTTTGTAGAACGTAAGACGCGACTTCTATGGGCCATAAAAGCCCCTAACCGAACTGCCAAGGCCTTAAATAGCGCCTTTGAAAAGTTTATGGGAACCTTTGGTTCCCAAGTGAAATCTATAACTGTTGATCATGGTAAAGAGTTTGCCGATTATCAATCCATAGAACAAGACTATCAAATTAAAGTTTATTTTTGCCATCCATATTCACCATGGGAACGGGGTTCCAATGAATATTTCAATCGACGGTTACGTTGGTTCTTCCCGAAAAAGACTAACTTTGGCCAGGTAACGACAGATGAAATCCTGGCAGCGCTTGAACTTATTAACCAACGGCCATTAAAAATCCATCATCAACAAACTGCCATTGAAAGTTTCCGGGCTTGTTCGGATTAA
- a CDS encoding cation transporter → MENKIDYVKKSLQTEYLSTIWMTFEFIVGFYSGIKARSILLIAFGLDSFLEIISGSTLIWRLKKEFNKAPVKQIENAEKKSSLIVGSVLLLLSIYVITVSIFNLVTHQTADTSISGISIAIASVLLMPFFTFKKRSLGKNINSDALVEDGMCNITCAYMAGTVLLGAILTALFGLWWVDSIAALVLVYFIASEGLESLKNGLNKY, encoded by the coding sequence ATGGAGAATAAAATAGACTATGTTAAAAAGAGTCTCCAAACAGAATATCTTTCAACAATTTGGATGACCTTTGAATTTATTGTTGGTTTCTATTCAGGAATAAAAGCTAGATCAATTCTATTAATTGCTTTCGGTTTGGACAGCTTTTTAGAAATTATTTCTGGAAGTACTCTAATTTGGCGTTTAAAAAAAGAATTCAATAAGGCTCCTGTCAAACAAATTGAAAATGCTGAAAAGAAATCTTCTTTGATCGTCGGTAGTGTATTATTACTGCTATCAATTTACGTCATCACCGTATCAATTTTCAATTTGGTCACCCATCAAACGGCTGATACCAGTATTTCAGGTATCTCAATCGCAATTGCTTCAGTTCTACTAATGCCTTTCTTCACTTTTAAGAAACGTTCTTTAGGTAAAAATATTAATTCCGATGCTCTAGTTGAGGATGGTATGTGCAATATTACTTGCGCCTACATGGCAGGAACCGTTCTTTTGGGCGCCATTCTAACTGCTCTCTTTGGTTTATGGTGGGTCGATTCAATTGCTGCTTTAGTGCTAGTTTATTTTATTGCAAGTGAGGGTCTGGAATCATTAAAAAATGGTTTAAATAAATATTAA
- a CDS encoding ArsR/SmtB family transcription factor — MSQIKIIAPDLLNESQKILKLLSNPTRIQMLNVLEQKEMNVSELVELLGVEQSVISHQLALLKNYQLVSSHRVGKANYYQLDDPHILDVINETLEHADHVMRGKKHGE; from the coding sequence ATGTCACAAATAAAAATCATTGCTCCTGATCTCTTAAATGAGTCACAAAAAATTCTGAAATTACTCAGCAATCCAACTCGAATTCAGATGCTCAACGTTTTAGAGCAAAAAGAAATGAATGTCAGTGAACTTGTCGAACTATTAGGAGTCGAACAGTCAGTCATCTCTCACCAATTGGCACTTCTCAAAAATTATCAACTAGTAAGCTCCCATCGAGTAGGAAAAGCCAACTATTATCAATTAGATGATCCTCATATTTTAGATGTTATCAATGAAACTCTGGAACATGCTGATCACGTTATGCGAGGTAAAAAACATGGAGAATAA
- a CDS encoding IS30 family transposase produces the protein MSSITYSERIKIETFCELGLSNIQMSNRLKRSPATISYELARCEPYQAEVAQTDAEYKRSRCGRKTKLNDKLRQIILNHLRLSWSPEMIAHEFKLATKSIYNWLNQGKIEFSLNDLPEHGVRQRRNLDQRSKYNQSLGRSIEQRPMMINQRNRIGDFELDTVVGPRGHSKAVLLTLIDRKSRFLWAYRLKNRTAVTVNEALTKFLATFNGPVHSFTVDRGTEFSGLVSLEAQYGIKTYYCHAYTPAERGSNERFNRNLRYFYPKGTYFEHISAQGLKTTLLEINQRPLKILDWQTPYQVMLTNLSKNSD, from the coding sequence TTGTCTAGTATAACCTATTCTGAACGAATTAAAATCGAAACCTTTTGTGAACTAGGCCTGTCCAATATCCAAATGAGCAATCGCCTAAAACGATCACCTGCCACAATTTCTTATGAATTAGCTCGATGTGAACCTTACCAGGCCGAAGTGGCCCAAACAGATGCCGAATACAAGCGGTCACGATGTGGCCGAAAGACTAAATTGAATGACAAATTAAGGCAAATAATTTTAAACCATTTACGGCTAAGTTGGTCACCAGAAATGATAGCTCACGAATTTAAACTAGCGACTAAATCAATTTATAATTGGTTAAATCAAGGGAAAATTGAGTTTTCTTTAAATGATTTGCCTGAACATGGCGTGCGCCAACGGCGTAACCTTGACCAACGTTCTAAATATAATCAATCATTAGGACGGTCAATTGAACAGCGTCCCATGATGATTAATCAACGTAATCGCATCGGCGATTTTGAACTAGATACAGTCGTTGGTCCTCGTGGGCATAGTAAGGCAGTTTTATTAACCTTAATCGATCGCAAATCACGTTTCCTTTGGGCCTACCGATTAAAAAACCGGACAGCAGTAACTGTTAATGAAGCCCTAACTAAGTTTCTAGCAACTTTTAATGGCCCGGTGCATAGTTTTACGGTGGACCGTGGCACTGAGTTTAGCGGTCTAGTATCACTTGAAGCACAATACGGTATTAAGACCTATTACTGCCATGCTTATACGCCAGCTGAGCGCGGCAGTAATGAACGATTTAATCGGAACTTACGCTATTTTTATCCTAAGGGGACTTATTTTGAGCACATTAGTGCTCAAGGCTTGAAAACCACCTTACTCGAAATTAATCAGAGACCACTTAAAATACTTGACTGGCAAACACCTTATCAGGTCATGCTGACCAATTTGTCAAAAAATTCGGATTAA